A window of Pullulanibacillus sp. KACC 23026 genomic DNA:
ACTGAGGTTCCTTTGACATCCTCTGAACCGTTTATTCAAAAGAAATTACTACAAGGATTATCTCTTTATGATGTGGCGGTTTCCGTGCTCGACCCTAAAGGAAAACCAATTATCACGCATCAATGGGATATGATTTTTACACATTTTGGATTGTCAGGTCCTGCTGTGCTTCGATGCAGTCAGTTTGTTGTTAAAGCCTTGAAGAAATATAAGACAGAAACCATTGATTTGGCCATTGATGTGAAGCCGGATCAAAATCAAGAAGAGCTCTTTCAATTATTAAATCAGTTAGCTAAAGAAGAACCGAAGAAGGCTCTGAAGAACGTCTGGAAAGGTATTATTCCAGAACGCTATCTTCTGTTTTTATTCGATCAAATGGGAGTTTCACTAGACTTAACGTACCATGAACTCCCGAAAACAGTGGTTCGTCAGTTGGCGGAATGGTTGAAGGGCTTTAAGATACGGGTAAATGGGACACTGCCAATCGAAAAGGCTTTTATTACAGGCGGCGGTGTCTCGCTGAAAGAGATCGACCCAAAATCAATGGCTTCGAAAAAGATGCCAGGTCTATATTTCTGTGGAGAGATATTAGATATTCACGGCTATACAGGCGGCTACAACATCACAGCTGCTTTTTCGACAGGGCATGCTGCCGGTGAACATGCGGCACAATACGCGCAAGCGACAGTGACATCCGTTTAATAAAGCGGGTCTTGATTGAAGAAAAGAGGGATAAGAATGAGTGAGAAAGCAACATTTGCAGGAGGCTGTTTCTGGTGTATGGTTAAGCCGTTTGATGAGCTTCCAGGGATTGAAAAAGTGGTGTCAGGCTATACGGGCGGCCATAAAGAAAATCCCACCTATAAAGAGGTTTGTTCCGATACAACGGGACATGTAGAAGCTGTCCAGATCACTTTTGATCCAGAGCTCTTTCCTTATGAAAAATTGCTTGATCTATTCTGGAAACAGATCGATCCAACTGATGAAGGCGGACAATTTGGGGACAGAGGCGAATCATATAAGACGGCTATTTTTTACCACAATGAGCGCCAAAGGGAATTGGCAGAGGCTTCTAAGGCAGATCTCGAAGCGAATGGGCCCTTCAATAAGCCAATTGTAACGGCTATTCGACCAGCTATGCCGTTTTACCCAGCAGAAGAGTATCACCAAGATTATTACCAGAAAAATCCGTTCCATTACAACCGTTATTATGAAGGCTCAGGGAGGAAAGGATTTACCGAAAGCGTCTGGCGCGTGAAGAAAGATGAGAACGAGCTTCGTGAGCGGTTAACACCGATTCAATATGAGGTGACCCAAAATAACGGAACTGAGCGCCCGTTTATGAACGAGTATTATGCTAATACGCAAGAAGGGATCTATGTTGATATCGTTTCGGGTGAACCGTTATTCAGTTCAACTGACCAATATGACGCTGGATGCGGCTGGCCTAGTTTCACTCGCCCTATACAAAAGGCGTTAATCAATGAGAAGATCGATCAAAGTCATGGTATGATTCGTACTGAGGTCAGAAGCAAATACGGGGACAGTCACCTTGGACATGTGTTTCCCGACGGCCCAGGACCGAATGGGCTGCGCTATTGCATTAACTCTGCCGCCCTGCGTTTTATTCCAAAAGACAAACTGGAAGAAGAAGGCTATGGGGAATACAGCGTTTTATTTAAGTGAAAACAGAAAGCTCTCCTTTTGTAAAAAGTAACTTAGAGAAGGGATTTTTTATACAAAATCTGCTCTTTAAGGAACATTTTACTTGCGGAGGGCTTGTTTTTTTGTTACAGCTTTTATTTTTTTGAAACAGTTCTATCACAATTCCATTTGATTCGGGAGGCTGTTTAAATGAACTTAAAAGGCGACGTTAAAACGAAATTTTCCTTTAATTTCAAGGGGTTATGCAATCGCTAACAAGAGTGAGCGGATTGGGTTTTCAGGCTGGGTGTTGTGAGGGATATCACAATCTAAGGAGAGAATTTGAACGAATAGCGTCGAAATAGTGACAAATTTGTGTAAAAGTTATGATGAAATCATGACACTCACGAAAATGGGGTTCGTGATAGAAAATCTGGTGGTATTATACAAATGCAGTTTCTTCGGGGTGGGCACACGCCATGAAGATTTTCTAATGTATTTTTACAGAGGGGGGAGAGCCTCAATATGAAAGTTGTCAAGTCTGTTTCTAAAGCTTCAGCTCTATTCCTATTATCCTTATTTTTCTTAACAGGATGCGACATCCCAGTCTTACAGCCAAAGGGGCCGGTTGGACGTCAAGAATACCATCTCATTCTTTGGTCTTTTGGACTTATGTCGGTCGTTGTACTGATCGTTTTTATTCTTTTTGCCGTAATGATTATCAAGTATCGTGCGAATCGTAAAGATACGACGAACTACGATCCTGAGAATCATGGGAGTGCCAAGCTTGAGGTATTATGGACGATTATCCCGATTATAATCGTTATTTTAATGGCAGTTCCAACTGTAACGTCGGAATACAACTTGCAAAAAAGTCCGACACCAAGTGTAAAACCGTTAACTGTTGAAGCAACGTCTATTCAATGGAAATGGGTGTTCAAATATCCTGAACAAGGGATATCAACCGTTAATGAATTGTACATTCCAAAAGATCGCCCTATTAAGCTAGTACTTAATTCACAGGATGCGATGGCTTCTTTCTGGGTGCCTTCTTTAGGCGGACAGATTTATACCATGACAGGTATGAACACACATATGTACCTGCAAGCTGATGAGATAGGTACTTTCCAAGGAAGAGCAGCAAACTTTAATGGGAAGAAATTTGCTGATCAAACATTTGATGTCGTTTCACAATCAAGTTCTGATTTTAACAATTGGGTGCAAACCGTGAAATCGACTAAACCAGCACTCACCATGAACGAATACAAAAAGCTTGAAAAACCAAGTGTTGTTGGAAAAATGGCTTTCTCGGCTTATCCTAAGCAGATTTCCAATGATGCAATGAATGCGAAGTTTGGCGGAATGGAAGGAATGCCTGGAATGTCCGATTCCTCTGAATCAAAGTCAAGCGATGATTCAGCGAAGTCTGGATCTAAAGCTGACGACATGTCAGGTATGTCTATGAAGGGAGGCAATTAACAACATGGACCAACTCATGCACTTCCTTACGCATAAGTTCTTTGTAACAGGAGAACCGATGATTTATGGCGCTGACGTTGCCATTGCCGTTGCAACCATCGGGATCCTTTTTGTCCTAACCTACTTTAAAAAGTGGAAATGGTTATGGCGTGAATGGTTGACAACGGTTGACCATAAGAAAATTGGGATCATGTACATTATTGCAGCGATTCTCATGCTTTTCCGCGGGGGGATTGACGGATTGCTCATGCGTTCCCAATTATCTTTCCCAGGGTTGAAGCTGTTGGATGCTCAACACTATAATGAAATTTTTACAACTCACGGAACCATTATGATTTTGTTTATGGCGATGCCGTTTATCATCGGTATGATTAACGTTGCAATGCCGCTTCAAATCGGGGCACGTGATGTCGCTTTTCCTTATTTAAATGCTATTAGTTTCTGGCTCTTCTTCTGGGCTGCTATGCTATTGAACCTTTCATTTGTAATCGGGGGTTCCCCAGATGCCGGTTGGACCAGCTATACACCGCTTGCTGAAAACGGTCTGGATCCAGGGCTTGGTGAAAACTTCTATCTATTAAGCTTGCAAATTACAGGTATTGGTACTCTTGCTTCGGGTGTCAACTTTGCCGTTACTATTTTAAAAATGCGTGCGCCAGGTATGAAGTTAATGCATATGCCAATGTTTACTTGGTCGACACTGATCACATCAGTTATTATTGTGTTCGCGTTCCCAGTCTTAACTGTTGCACTTGCTATGTTAACGATTGACCGTATTTTTGGAGCACACTTCTTTACGTCTACCGCAGGCGGGGACCCTATGATGTGGGCAAACCTCTTCTGGGTATGGGGACATCCTGAGGTATACATTGTTATTCTTCCAGCCTTTGGTATTTTCTCAGAGGTTATGAGTACCTTCTCAGGAAAACGTCTCTTTGGTTACAGTATGATGGTTTGGTCAATGGTGCTTATTTCAGCTCTAAGCTTTATTGTTTGGGTGCACCACTTCTTCACGATGGGTGCAGGACCAGCTGTTAATTCCTTCTTTGGTGTATCAACCATGTTAATTGCGATTCCAACAGGGGTTAAATTGTTCAACTGGCTCTTTACCTTACGTCATTCGAAAATACGCTTTACAGTGGCTCATATGTGGGCACTAGCGTTTATTCCAAACTTTGTTATTGGTGGTTTGACAGGTGTTATGCTTGCTGTTGCACCTGCTGACTATCAATATCACAATAGTTATTTCTTGATTGCTCACTTCCACTATGTCTTAATTGCAGGTACTGTATTCGGTATGTTTGCAGGACTTCATTACTGGTGGCCAAAGATGTTCGGTCACATCCTTGATGAGAAGCTCGGTAAAATTGCTTTCTGGTTATGGATGGTTGGATTTAACGTCTGTTTCTTCCCAATGTACTTTGTTGGTTTACAAGGGATGACACGTCGTATGTACACTTATCCAGCTAATGCCGGCTGGACATCTCTTAACTTTATTGAAACCATCGGCGCTTTCTTGATGGGTATTGGCTTCATCGTTATGGTGTGGATGATTATCTACAGCGCTCGTCATGGTGAACGCGATGTAACAGGCGATCCATGGGATGGTCGTACAATGGAATGGATGACTTCTTCTCCTGCTCCTGAGTACAACTTCGCTACCCTTCCAGACATGTCTGGAATCGACCGTTTCTGGTACATGAAGCAAGAAAAAGGTGCCGTTGAAAAATGGCGCAAACAAAAAATTGAAGAAATTCATATGCCTGATAACTCTGGCCGACCATTTATTATGTGTGTCCTCTTCTTTATAGCAGGCTTCGGTCTCTGTTTCGAATGGATTTGGCTCGCCATCGTTGGTCTTGCAGGAATTCTTCTCTTTATGGTGCTTCGTTCCTTGTTTGATCCAGACGAAGGTCATCATATTCCAGTTGATGTTATTGAACGCACTGAGCGTGAAGCGGGGAGGTTGTAAAAATGTCACATGCAGAAGCGGTTGATCCAAATGTGCCTTTAGAGTACTCAACAGAACATGGGCGCTTAAGAATCTTTGGTTTTTGGGTATTCCTTGGAGCCGAAATTGTCCTATTTGCCACATTGTTTACAACTTATCTCATCTATCTACATCACACTGCAGGCGGTCCAACAGCAAAGGATCTATTTGATGTTAAAGGGTTTACGATTGAAACCTTCTTGCTACTAACTAGTAGTTTTACTTGTGGGATTGCAACACATGAGCTTCGTCGCGGAAATCGCGGCGGGCTGATCGTGTGGCTCATAATCACACTGCTGCTAGGTGCAGGATTCGTAGGTATGGAGATTAATGAGTTTGTTGATTATGTTCATCAAGGGGCAACGATTCAAACAAGTGCGTTTTTATCAGGGTTCTTTATCCTAGTTGGAACACACGGTTGTCACGTTTCTCTTGGTATTTTGTGGATGATTTCAGTTATCATTCAAGTATCTAAGAACGGAATTAATTCAACAACTGCTAGAAAAGCTTTTATTGTCGGGATCTACTGGCACTTCTTAGATGTTGTCTGGGTCTTCATTTTTACAGCAGTTTATTTGACGGGGTTGGTGTTGTAACATGGAAAAAAATCAAACAGCACACTCAAACAGTCACCACGGTTTTCCTTGGAGTCACGTCATTGGTTTTATTTTATCGCTTGTCTTAACAGTTGCAGCGCTATGGATTGCGCTTAGCCTGAATCTGTCAGCGACCTCAACAATGGTGCTTATTATTATTCTAGCGATCTTCCAAGTCTTTGTTCAGCTTTTGATGTTCATGCACTTAAGAGAACAAGAAGGTGCGTTCCAAATTACGGCCATCAGCTTCGGCTTCTTCGTGGCTATTGCCGTTGTTGCTGGATCGATCTGGATCATGGAATACGGTTTATATTAATAGTGAAAGAGACTGTCCTAATGATTAGGGCAGTCTTTTTATATTATTGGTGACTTTTATAGAACAGTTAAAGGGCATTCTAACAAAAGAGAGTGCTTTTTTTGTGCCTATTTTGCCCGGGCTCAGGCAAAATTAGGGCGTGCTGACTGAGACTGTTCACTCGATTTGATTACTTATGATTGAAAATGATTATAATTGATTGATTTTGAAAGTTAAATCGCTTACAATAGGATGTGAGCCAATAGAGGAGGTGTCCGGATGTTAACCCCTGAACGTCATCGGGTCATCCTTGATTTAATAAATAACCAGCGTGTTGCAACGGTACAAGAATTAG
This region includes:
- a CDS encoding NAD(P)/FAD-dependent oxidoreductase — its product is MKGEANVTYDVIVIGGGPSGLMATVAAASSGAKVLLIDKGNKLGRKLAISGGGRCNVTNRMPIPELIKHIPGNGKFLHSAFATFNNEDIITFFEGLGIQLKEEDLGRMFPVSNRAQDVVQALLDKIESLKVSIRTNAPVETVLYEEEGAVGVLLKNGEKIKTRAVIVAVGGKSVPQTGSTGDGYKWAKMAGHTITDLYPTEVPLTSSEPFIQKKLLQGLSLYDVAVSVLDPKGKPIITHQWDMIFTHFGLSGPAVLRCSQFVVKALKKYKTETIDLAIDVKPDQNQEELFQLLNQLAKEEPKKALKNVWKGIIPERYLLFLFDQMGVSLDLTYHELPKTVVRQLAEWLKGFKIRVNGTLPIEKAFITGGGVSLKEIDPKSMASKKMPGLYFCGEILDIHGYTGGYNITAAFSTGHAAGEHAAQYAQATVTSV
- the msrA gene encoding peptide-methionine (S)-S-oxide reductase MsrA: MSEKATFAGGCFWCMVKPFDELPGIEKVVSGYTGGHKENPTYKEVCSDTTGHVEAVQITFDPELFPYEKLLDLFWKQIDPTDEGGQFGDRGESYKTAIFYHNERQRELAEASKADLEANGPFNKPIVTAIRPAMPFYPAEEYHQDYYQKNPFHYNRYYEGSGRKGFTESVWRVKKDENELRERLTPIQYEVTQNNGTERPFMNEYYANTQEGIYVDIVSGEPLFSSTDQYDAGCGWPSFTRPIQKALINEKIDQSHGMIRTEVRSKYGDSHLGHVFPDGPGPNGLRYCINSAALRFIPKDKLEEEGYGEYSVLFK
- the qoxA gene encoding cytochrome aa3 quinol oxidase subunit II, whose protein sequence is MKVVKSVSKASALFLLSLFFLTGCDIPVLQPKGPVGRQEYHLILWSFGLMSVVVLIVFILFAVMIIKYRANRKDTTNYDPENHGSAKLEVLWTIIPIIIVILMAVPTVTSEYNLQKSPTPSVKPLTVEATSIQWKWVFKYPEQGISTVNELYIPKDRPIKLVLNSQDAMASFWVPSLGGQIYTMTGMNTHMYLQADEIGTFQGRAANFNGKKFADQTFDVVSQSSSDFNNWVQTVKSTKPALTMNEYKKLEKPSVVGKMAFSAYPKQISNDAMNAKFGGMEGMPGMSDSSESKSSDDSAKSGSKADDMSGMSMKGGN
- the qoxB gene encoding cytochrome aa3 quinol oxidase subunit I, producing MDQLMHFLTHKFFVTGEPMIYGADVAIAVATIGILFVLTYFKKWKWLWREWLTTVDHKKIGIMYIIAAILMLFRGGIDGLLMRSQLSFPGLKLLDAQHYNEIFTTHGTIMILFMAMPFIIGMINVAMPLQIGARDVAFPYLNAISFWLFFWAAMLLNLSFVIGGSPDAGWTSYTPLAENGLDPGLGENFYLLSLQITGIGTLASGVNFAVTILKMRAPGMKLMHMPMFTWSTLITSVIIVFAFPVLTVALAMLTIDRIFGAHFFTSTAGGDPMMWANLFWVWGHPEVYIVILPAFGIFSEVMSTFSGKRLFGYSMMVWSMVLISALSFIVWVHHFFTMGAGPAVNSFFGVSTMLIAIPTGVKLFNWLFTLRHSKIRFTVAHMWALAFIPNFVIGGLTGVMLAVAPADYQYHNSYFLIAHFHYVLIAGTVFGMFAGLHYWWPKMFGHILDEKLGKIAFWLWMVGFNVCFFPMYFVGLQGMTRRMYTYPANAGWTSLNFIETIGAFLMGIGFIVMVWMIIYSARHGERDVTGDPWDGRTMEWMTSSPAPEYNFATLPDMSGIDRFWYMKQEKGAVEKWRKQKIEEIHMPDNSGRPFIMCVLFFIAGFGLCFEWIWLAIVGLAGILLFMVLRSLFDPDEGHHIPVDVIERTEREAGRL
- the qoxC gene encoding cytochrome aa3 quinol oxidase subunit III, whose product is MSHAEAVDPNVPLEYSTEHGRLRIFGFWVFLGAEIVLFATLFTTYLIYLHHTAGGPTAKDLFDVKGFTIETFLLLTSSFTCGIATHELRRGNRGGLIVWLIITLLLGAGFVGMEINEFVDYVHQGATIQTSAFLSGFFILVGTHGCHVSLGILWMISVIIQVSKNGINSTTARKAFIVGIYWHFLDVVWVFIFTAVYLTGLVL
- the qoxD gene encoding cytochrome aa3 quinol oxidase subunit IV; its protein translation is MEKNQTAHSNSHHGFPWSHVIGFILSLVLTVAALWIALSLNLSATSTMVLIIILAIFQVFVQLLMFMHLREQEGAFQITAISFGFFVAIAVVAGSIWIMEYGLY